The following DNA comes from Streptomyces sp. NBC_00690.
AGCAACAGGGTGTGTCGGTCGGGGCCCTGGACGTACACGGTGACCCGCAGGGGGTGGCCGGACTCCAGGTCGAAGGGTGTACGCAGGTCGGTACGGACCAGGGCGTCGACGTCCGCGTCGCGGGCGTCGACCTCGGTCAGCTCCAAGGCGTCGGACAGATCGGGGATCGCCAGCAGCTCGCCTGCTTCGGTGAGCGCGTACCGGGTGCGCAGGACCTCGTGGTGGGCGACGACGGTACGCAGCGCGGTGGCCAGGGCGGTGAGATCGAGCGGCCCGTCGAGGCGCAGGGCGGTGCCCACATTCAGTGCGGCACCGGTGGGGTCGCTCGCGTGCTGCAACCACAGACGCTGCTGAGCCGTGCTCGTTCCCGACGGCGCGCCGGTGTCCGCCGCCCCCTCCACGGCGGACACAACCGTGTGGGGTTCATTCCCACTGTCCTGGTCGACCAGTCCACTCGCGGCGATGCGTTTGCGCAGCGCTGCGAGCCGCCGTTCGTGATCGGCTTTGTTCCTGGCCGTGTTGCGCATGCCCACATGCCCTCCCCATGTCACTGACCGACCGTTGTGGCCGACAGTCCTCGGTCCATGTCCGGGCCGGCACCGAACCGCACGGTGCGCCCCACCGCACCGGCACGCTCGGGATGCCGCCCGTTCCCCGCGGCCCGCTCGGGCCTTCGTTCACCGTGATCGCCACGAGCCCGCCGCTCGGCCCGCCCGCGCCGTTGCGCGATCGTTCGGTGCCGTGGCGGTTCGTGCTCGTGGCCGGAGCTCATCCCCAGGAGTTCACGGTGAAGCGCTCGCTCAGTGCGCGGGCACCGATGGCGTATTCGCGCAGTTCGTTTGCCTTTCCGACGAGGAGTTCATCGCCCGAGGTGACAGCGATGTCAGCCAGCCATTCGTAGGTCGCTTCCGCGGGCACGTCGTAGCGGAAGTGGACTTTGGAGAGGAGGAAGAGGAACTCCTTGAAGTTCGAGCGGTCGACGACCTGCCCCAACCCCTTGATGGCGTCGAGTCGGGCTGCTGGCAGGGGTGGCCGCTCGATGATCTGGGCATCGGTCGACGGCCGGTAGCGGGAGGCGTCCCGGAAGACGTCCGACTCCTGGTACTCGCCGTCGAAGGCGAAGTCCACGCACAGCATCTGCCGACTGTCAGGGGAGAAATTGGCCGCCGCGTGCACCGATCCCGCGTCGAGGAACCAGATCTCCCCCGGGCGCATGTTGATGACGGTGTCGTCATTGGAGTGCAGGGCGGCTGCGTTCTCCTCCAGGAACATCAGTACGCGGAAGTACTGGTCCGCGTCCTTGTCCAACTCCACGAAGTCCCGGTGCGGAATGACGACCGCGTCCACGAGGTTGCGGGTGCGCACCATCGTGATGTGGTCGGTGTTGAAGGTGCTTTCCACCACGTCACGCAAGTAGGAGCAGTTCTTGCCGTGTTCGGTCAGTTGGGCGGGGGAGTCGGTGTCGCGGTAGAGATCGTCCCCGGAGTCACCGGTGCTGTTCCACAGCGGCAAGTTCTTCCAGTAGCCGTTGCTGAACTCGTCGTAGCCCTCTTCACCGCGGGGCAGAGAGCTGAGGTATTCGAGGTCCCTGGACAGGAGTGTTTCGTCCAGGTCGATGCGTCCCAGGATGTGTGATCTCAAGACTGACATCACCTTTCCGAATCGTGTTGCGGGCACAGGCGTGGTTGCCCTCGCTCCCGCACTGGTCAAGTGCCGCGGACATGCCTCTTCCACGGCGTACCCCAAGGCCCGCTGCCGGCGGGCGCCGTGGTCCGGTCACCCCGAGACAGCACGGGGCCCGCGATGTGTTGTGGTGTTGGGGTGCGCCGGAGTGTGGCGTCCTGTTCGGCATCGGCTCCAGTCCGTCAAGCCGACTGGCCAGACGCTATCCATGTCCTGAAAGTTCGGCAAGGCTTACCTAAGTTGATCTCCAATATTACACATAGATCACTCATCATTGACATCCCGACGTGACGGGCGTCACTAACAACTCGCTCAACCCTGTGACGAGTTGACGTAAGGTCGCCGTCGGCGGAGTGATGGTGATCTCCTTGTCGACACCGTCGCCCACCTGGAACAATCCCGGGGGAGTGTGAGCCTCGTCGACCGGAGCTCACCCCGCGTTCGGCGCTGCACCCGCCCGCACCGCGCGGGTCATGCCGTCGTGGCCCCACCCCGACGCGGACCTGTGAGAGCCTCGGCCCGGCGCCCGGTCCCATCCCCCACCCGACACAGCCGTACCAACCGTGGAGTGTCACGTTGAACCCAACCGAGACCTATCCGGTCCTGCCCCGCTATGTCACGGACGGGCTGCCCGCCGCCTGGCTTGAGGTGCCCGCGCCGCCCACCGACTTCGTCCGTGGGGGCCTTCGGTACCGGCAGGTACGAGCGGACGGTTCCGACGTGCCGATGATCTGGGAGTGGATGAACCGGCCCCACACCGCGAAGGGTTGGGAGTACGACTGGCCCCTGGCACGTTGGCAGGCGCACATCGACGCCCAGTTCGCCTCCGACTACTCGCGCCCCATCATCGTGGAGAGCGAGGGGCGACCCATCGCCTATATGGAGTTCTACCGCATGGCACAGGACGTCGTTGGGCACCACTACCGGGCCGCCGCGCACGATCTGAGCATGCACCTGGCCATCGCCGACCTCGTGGACACCGGCCGCGGCCTCGGCAGCAGGATCATCGGAGAGGTCACCGATGAGTTCTTCCTGCGCGACCCGCTGTGCAACGCCGTCGTCTACGAGCCCGACGCGGTGAACGCGGCCTCCCGCAGGATGATCGAGAACAACGACGCCACCTGTCTGGGTGAAGTCCAGGTCCGCCACCGCAAGATCGCCCTCTACGCCAAGGCGAGGGAGGGGCACCCACTGCCGCGCATCGAACCCTGACCCGGGGCACGGCACAGGCGCACACTGCGCCGCTCACACAGGGGATGAACTCTGCACAACGGAGATCGGACCCCCGGTCCCGGCGCCGCGGCGAGGACGATCCCTCGTTGGGCACGGTGACCGGCCAAATCCCGCACACCTGCTGCGCCGTGGCTGCTCGGGCGGTATGCCGCCGAGTACCCTCTACTGGTGACGCACTGTCATATATGTGCTTCAGTGTTGCAAGTGTCGCAGTGA
Coding sequences within:
- a CDS encoding GNAT family N-acetyltransferase, translating into MNPTETYPVLPRYVTDGLPAAWLEVPAPPTDFVRGGLRYRQVRADGSDVPMIWEWMNRPHTAKGWEYDWPLARWQAHIDAQFASDYSRPIIVESEGRPIAYMEFYRMAQDVVGHHYRAAAHDLSMHLAIADLVDTGRGLGSRIIGEVTDEFFLRDPLCNAVVYEPDAVNAASRRMIENNDATCLGEVQVRHRKIALYAKAREGHPLPRIEP
- a CDS encoding aspartyl/asparaginyl beta-hydroxylase domain-containing protein; the encoded protein is MRSHILGRIDLDETLLSRDLEYLSSLPRGEEGYDEFSNGYWKNLPLWNSTGDSGDDLYRDTDSPAQLTEHGKNCSYLRDVVESTFNTDHITMVRTRNLVDAVVIPHRDFVELDKDADQYFRVLMFLEENAAALHSNDDTVINMRPGEIWFLDAGSVHAAANFSPDSRQMLCVDFAFDGEYQESDVFRDASRYRPSTDAQIIERPPLPAARLDAIKGLGQVVDRSNFKEFLFLLSKVHFRYDVPAEATYEWLADIAVTSGDELLVGKANELREYAIGARALSERFTVNSWG